CTGCCTCGTCTGCAACACCGGAAACTGCGACGCCGTCGTCGTCGACTTCGAGCGCGACCGCGCGGAGCTGACGATGCTCGACGAGAAGGAGGTCGTCGGACGGACGACGCTGACGACCGTCCCCGAGGACGATCCCGAGTCCGAGACCGTCGAACTCCGGAACTTCGCGGGCCGCGTCGCCGACGAGATCCGCCGGAAACGTCCCGACGCGGTGTTCGCGTCGGGGAACCGCGACGTCCTCCGCGAGGCCCGCGCGCAACTGCACCACGAGTTCTATCGGGTCGCCGGCGACGACCCCGTCGAGCGGGTGGTAGAGCGCCGCGGCGAGCGGTCGCTGGAAGTCGTCGAGACGGCCCCCCGAGAGAAAATCGGGGGCACGCACTCGACGCTCATCGGCGGGCGCGGCGGTCGGCGGGCCATTGGCGTCGTCGCCGACCACCCGCACGTGAAAAAGATCGTTCCGGGGCCGATCGACGCCGGCGGAATGGGCTCACAGACCGGCCTGCGTGCGAAGGTGACCCGCGCCGACGACAACGGAAACGTTCGGTTGCTGCTTCGGGACGGTTCCAGCGTGCAGGAAAACCGGATCGTGACGACCGCGATGGACCGGGAAACAGGAGAGTTCGTCCGCGACGACCTCAACGAGGCGCTCACCGAGGCGGAGCTTCGAGAGGCCTGACGGCGAGTTGTCGGTTAGTCGAGGTTCCCGCCACGAATCGCCTCTTCAGCCGCGACC
This DNA window, taken from Halobellus sp. LT62, encodes the following:
- a CDS encoding DUF2103 domain-containing protein — protein: MDCRRCGTPLERPGDYCLVCNTGNCDAVVVDFERDRAELTMLDEKEVVGRTTLTTVPEDDPESETVELRNFAGRVADEIRRKRPDAVFASGNRDVLREARAQLHHEFYRVAGDDPVERVVERRGERSLEVVETAPREKIGGTHSTLIGGRGGRRAIGVVADHPHVKKIVPGPIDAGGMGSQTGLRAKVTRADDNGNVRLLLRDGSSVQENRIVTTAMDRETGEFVRDDLNEALTEAELREA